In Gordonia phthalatica, one genomic interval encodes:
- a CDS encoding penicillin-binding transpeptidase domain-containing protein: MSHRPCNRRSRVVVPCLLVVVTLLLSITACGTQDDGPRSTAESFFNRFAAQNFADAARSTTDPTSAEARLRSTWNSLSPKSLHAAPGRVDINGDVATVPVSYTWDLGRGRIWKYTATVALGRSDTGWSIRWKSSVVHPKLGTDQQLSLDQTDPPRAAVNESDGSEVMVDGTVVAVSFDASKAAESGTVSDSVQRLVQVLSPLIPGLNAQVIAEKSTAQDDPLPIGRIAQADFDRLRDQLAVPGIVSSEQAVLMPRDENFAPSVLASVRNTVADELTGDSGWRVTVRNPNGLVADVLADESGKPAPAVLLTLSRTVQDAAQRAVNAVAGKQAMLVAVQASTGKILAIAQNRDADRSGLIATSGLYPPGSTFKMVTSAAAFHDKLSNPQAIVPCPGEIQIGERLIPNYDSFALGAVPLRTAFAQSCNTTFAYLASQMGATALTYAATAMGLGPKYTVPGLDVKSGSVPVEPELVQRSEDGFGQGKVLASPLGMALVAAAAGSGHAQVPSLIVGRETKVVGPTATLEDDVYQQLRPMMRAVVTEGTATPLAGSGEVFGKTGEAEVAGGSHAWFAGYRGDIAFATLIVLGGDSTNSVLVTRDFLNMLPGDYRP, from the coding sequence ATGTCGCACCGTCCCTGTAATCGCCGCAGCCGGGTCGTCGTTCCGTGCCTGCTCGTCGTCGTGACGCTGCTGCTGTCGATCACCGCGTGCGGCACCCAGGACGACGGCCCCCGCTCGACGGCGGAGAGCTTCTTCAACCGGTTCGCGGCCCAGAACTTCGCTGACGCGGCCCGATCGACCACCGACCCGACGAGCGCGGAAGCGCGACTGCGGAGCACCTGGAACTCACTGTCCCCGAAGTCCCTGCACGCGGCACCCGGGCGCGTCGACATCAACGGCGACGTCGCGACCGTGCCGGTCTCGTACACCTGGGACCTGGGACGCGGCCGCATCTGGAAGTACACCGCGACCGTCGCGCTGGGACGCAGCGACACCGGCTGGTCGATCCGCTGGAAGTCGTCCGTCGTGCACCCGAAACTCGGGACCGACCAACAGCTCTCGCTGGATCAGACCGATCCGCCGCGCGCAGCGGTGAACGAGTCCGACGGTTCCGAGGTGATGGTCGACGGAACGGTGGTCGCGGTGTCCTTCGACGCGTCGAAAGCGGCCGAGAGCGGCACCGTCAGCGACTCGGTGCAGCGCCTGGTCCAGGTGCTGTCGCCGCTGATCCCGGGACTCAACGCGCAGGTAATCGCCGAGAAGTCGACCGCGCAGGACGATCCGCTGCCGATCGGCCGGATCGCCCAGGCCGATTTCGATCGGCTCCGCGACCAGCTCGCGGTGCCCGGGATCGTCTCGTCGGAGCAGGCGGTCCTGATGCCGCGCGATGAGAACTTCGCGCCGTCGGTCCTGGCGAGCGTTCGCAACACGGTGGCCGACGAGCTGACTGGAGACAGCGGGTGGCGTGTCACGGTGCGCAATCCCAACGGTCTGGTCGCGGACGTCCTCGCCGACGAGTCCGGGAAGCCCGCGCCCGCCGTCCTGCTGACCCTGTCGCGCACCGTTCAGGATGCGGCGCAGCGCGCGGTGAACGCGGTGGCGGGCAAGCAGGCGATGCTGGTCGCGGTGCAGGCCTCCACCGGAAAGATCCTGGCGATCGCCCAGAACCGGGACGCCGACCGCTCGGGACTCATCGCGACGTCGGGCCTGTACCCGCCGGGTTCCACGTTCAAGATGGTCACCTCGGCGGCGGCCTTCCATGACAAGCTGTCGAATCCGCAGGCGATCGTGCCGTGTCCCGGTGAGATCCAGATCGGGGAGCGACTGATCCCGAACTACGACAGCTTCGCGCTCGGTGCGGTGCCGCTCCGCACCGCGTTCGCACAGTCCTGCAACACCACGTTCGCGTATCTCGCGAGCCAGATGGGGGCCACCGCCCTCACCTACGCCGCCACCGCCATGGGCCTGGGCCCGAAGTACACGGTGCCCGGTCTGGACGTGAAATCGGGATCGGTGCCGGTGGAACCGGAACTGGTGCAGCGCAGCGAGGACGGCTTCGGCCAGGGCAAGGTCCTCGCCAGCCCGCTCGGCATGGCGCTGGTCGCGGCCGCTGCGGGATCCGGGCACGCGCAGGTCCCGTCGCTGATCGTCGGGCGGGAGACGAAGGTCGTCGGACCCACCGCGACCCTGGAGGACGACGTCTACCAGCAGCTGCGTCCGATGATGCGCGCCGTGGTCACCGAAGGCACGGCGACGCCCCTCGCCGGATCCGGCGAGGTGTTCGGAAAGACCGGTGAGGCCGAGGTGGCGGGTGGATCGCACGCATGGTTCGCGGGTTACCGCGGGGACATCGCCTTCGCGACCCTCATCGTCCTCGGCGGCGACTCGACCAACTCGGTGCTCGTCACCCGCGACTTTCTGAACATGCTGCCCGGCGACTATCGCCCCTGA
- the map gene encoding type I methionyl aminopeptidase, which translates to MTVRAPLVPGVVSPTLPVPDSIPRPEYAWKDTVNEGSEPWVQTPETIEKMRVASRIAANALAEAGRAVAPGVTTDELDRIAHQYMIDHGAYPSTLGYKAFPKSCCTSLNEVICHGIPDSTVIQDGDIVNIDVTAYIDGVHGDTNATFLAGDVSQEARDLVERTRTATERAIKAVKPGRPLNVVGRVIEAYAKRFGYTVVRDFTGHGIGETFHNGLIVLHYDEPSVDTVLEPGMVFTIEPMINLGDLPWEMWDDDWTVVTADRKWTAQFEHTLVVTEEGAEILTLPDVV; encoded by the coding sequence ATGACAGTTCGTGCCCCGCTGGTCCCCGGTGTCGTCTCGCCGACGCTGCCCGTTCCCGACTCCATCCCCCGTCCCGAGTACGCGTGGAAAGACACCGTGAACGAGGGCAGTGAACCGTGGGTGCAGACGCCGGAGACCATCGAGAAGATGCGTGTGGCCAGCAGGATCGCGGCCAATGCGCTCGCCGAGGCCGGTCGCGCCGTGGCACCCGGTGTCACGACCGACGAGCTCGACCGCATCGCGCACCAGTACATGATCGACCACGGCGCCTACCCGTCGACGCTCGGCTACAAGGCGTTCCCGAAGTCGTGCTGCACTTCGCTGAACGAGGTGATCTGTCACGGCATCCCGGACTCGACGGTGATTCAGGACGGTGACATCGTCAACATCGACGTCACGGCCTACATCGACGGCGTCCACGGCGACACCAACGCCACCTTCCTGGCGGGCGACGTCTCGCAGGAGGCGCGCGACCTGGTGGAGCGGACCCGGACCGCCACCGAACGCGCGATCAAGGCGGTCAAGCCCGGCCGCCCGCTCAACGTGGTGGGTCGCGTCATCGAGGCGTACGCCAAGCGGTTCGGCTACACGGTGGTCCGCGACTTCACCGGGCACGGCATCGGCGAGACCTTCCACAACGGCCTCATCGTCCTGCATTACGACGAGCCCAGTGTCGACACCGTGCTGGAGCCGGGCATGGTGTTCACGATCGAGCCGATGATCAACCTCGGGGATCTGCCGTGGGAGATGTGGGACGACGACTGGACCGTCGTGACCGCGGACCGCAAGTGGACGGCCCAGTTCGAGCACACTCTCGTCGTCACCGAGGAGGGCGCGGAAATCCTCACTCTGCCCGACGTCGTCTGA
- a CDS encoding heme ABC transporter ATP-binding protein, whose product MIEHALTVDGVDARIGKRPILHGIDLTASPGQILALVGPNGCGKSTLLSVLAGVREPSAGTVRIGELDVHRTDSRTLARARALVTQQNRADTPFPVREVVEMGRFPWTRTPEARHSEEIIDAAIAECDLGGLVDRPFAQLSGGQQARVSLARALAQDTPVLLLDEPTAALDIGHTEQVLTILRRRAAAGATVVLVVHDLSLTAAYADRVAVMKEGLLLATGPVDEVMTVELLSETYDHPVVISDHPETGERIITPAR is encoded by the coding sequence GTGATCGAACACGCTCTGACCGTCGACGGCGTCGACGCACGCATCGGCAAACGCCCGATCCTGCACGGCATCGACCTGACCGCGAGCCCCGGGCAGATCCTCGCGCTGGTGGGGCCCAACGGCTGCGGCAAGTCGACGCTGCTGTCGGTGCTCGCCGGAGTGCGGGAACCGTCCGCGGGCACCGTTCGGATCGGCGAGCTGGACGTGCATCGCACCGATTCCCGCACCCTCGCCCGCGCGCGGGCCCTCGTCACGCAGCAGAACCGGGCCGACACTCCGTTCCCGGTGCGCGAGGTGGTCGAGATGGGGCGTTTCCCGTGGACTCGGACGCCGGAGGCCCGACACTCCGAGGAGATCATCGACGCGGCGATCGCCGAGTGCGATCTCGGGGGCCTCGTCGACCGACCGTTCGCGCAACTCTCCGGCGGTCAGCAGGCGCGCGTGTCGCTCGCTCGCGCACTGGCTCAGGACACCCCCGTCCTGTTGCTCGACGAGCCGACCGCGGCCCTCGACATCGGCCACACCGAGCAGGTGTTGACGATCCTTCGGCGTCGCGCCGCCGCGGGCGCCACCGTCGTCCTGGTGGTGCACGACCTGTCCCTGACGGCCGCGTACGCCGACCGTGTCGCGGTGATGAAGGAGGGACTGCTCCTGGCGACCGGGCCCGTCGACGAGGTGATGACAGTGGAACTCCTCAGCGAGACCTACGACCACCCCGTCGTGATCTCGGACCATCCCGAGACCGGCGAGCGCATCATCACCCCCGCTCGCTGA
- a CDS encoding alpha/beta hydrolase, translating to MSIVKSRQWRPDEFLDRFQSLSIPLGDDPDGDGPIDATLVRAPLAATSNGAVLYVHGFTDYFFQEELAEFFTDRGYAFYAVDLRRCGRSLRDGDQPHYISDLKYYDRELTAALDVIVDEADDPESQVLVIGHSTGGLITPLWLNRLRETDPDRHDRVKGLILNSPWLDLQGEAVLRTDAVGLVIKGVSKARPRVLVPRDLSDAYGESLHVSRHGEWSYDLRCKPLTGFPVTFGWLSAVRAGQHRLHRGIDVGVPALVLRSAKSWFSEKYRPEVDTADCVLDVKQIAQWSGAIGRRVWAVAVPDARHDVFLSLETPRRIAYGEVQTWLTTMFGEGAQQ from the coding sequence GTGAGCATCGTCAAGAGCCGACAGTGGCGACCCGATGAATTCCTCGACCGATTCCAGTCCTTGAGCATCCCGCTCGGCGACGACCCCGACGGCGACGGACCGATCGATGCGACGCTGGTCCGCGCGCCCCTCGCCGCGACCAGCAACGGCGCGGTCCTCTACGTGCACGGTTTCACCGACTACTTCTTCCAAGAGGAGCTCGCTGAGTTCTTCACCGACCGCGGCTACGCCTTCTACGCGGTCGACCTGCGACGATGCGGACGGTCCCTGCGCGACGGCGACCAACCGCACTACATCTCGGACCTGAAGTACTACGACCGCGAGCTGACCGCGGCTCTGGACGTGATCGTCGACGAGGCCGACGATCCCGAGTCGCAGGTCCTCGTGATCGGGCACTCCACGGGAGGCCTGATCACGCCGCTGTGGCTGAACCGGCTCCGCGAGACGGACCCCGATCGGCACGACCGCGTGAAGGGGCTGATCCTGAACAGCCCGTGGCTCGACCTTCAGGGTGAGGCCGTGCTCCGAACCGACGCGGTCGGCCTCGTCATCAAGGGCGTGAGCAAGGCGCGGCCCCGCGTGCTGGTCCCCCGCGACCTCTCCGACGCGTACGGCGAGAGCCTGCACGTCAGTCGTCACGGCGAGTGGTCGTACGACCTCCGCTGCAAGCCGCTCACCGGCTTCCCGGTCACCTTCGGGTGGCTGTCTGCGGTCCGCGCCGGCCAGCACCGCCTCCACCGCGGCATCGACGTCGGCGTCCCCGCCCTGGTGCTGCGATCCGCCAAGTCCTGGTTCTCCGAGAAGTACCGCCCGGAGGTCGACACCGCGGACTGCGTCCTCGACGTGAAGCAGATCGCCCAATGGTCCGGGGCCATCGGCCGCCGCGTGTGGGCGGTCGCCGTCCCCGATGCCCGCCACGACGTCTTCCTCTCTCTCGAAACACCCCGCCGCATCGCGTACGGCGAGGTCCAGACATGGCTGACCACGATGTTCGGCGAAGGAGCACAGCAGTGA
- a CDS encoding mycothione reductase, which produces MADHDVRRRSTAVTTQQVDLAIIGSGSGNSIPDERFDAAGIAIFEEGVYGGTCLNVGCIPTKMFVYAADVAASARTASTYGVDASVNSVDWPAIVNRVFGRIDPISEGGKEYRVDRCENVTVYTSHVRFDGRDGDRYRLVTDAGDEVLAREVVIAAGSRSDVPPVIAGSGIRYYTNSDVMRLPALPKRLAIVGSGYIAAEFAHVFGALGVDVTVIARSGRLLRALDDDVSERFTDLAAQEWTVRLNATMTGAAQQADGSIRLEFADGDPVEADAVLVATGRTPNGDRLGLESIGVALLDDGRVPVDAHGRTPAENVWALGDVSSPYQLKHVANHEQRIVQGNLLRGWGSDDLAAFDHRYVPFAVFTHPQIAAVGLTEAQARDTGRDITVKVQNYGDVAYGWAMEDTTGFCKLIADRATGEILGAHLIGPQASTVIQPVIQAMSFGLGAREMARGQYWIHPAMPEVLENALLGLELD; this is translated from the coding sequence ATGGCTGACCACGATGTTCGGCGAAGGAGCACAGCAGTGACCACCCAGCAGGTCGACCTCGCGATCATCGGATCCGGCAGCGGCAACTCGATCCCCGACGAGCGGTTCGACGCGGCCGGCATCGCGATCTTCGAGGAGGGCGTCTACGGCGGCACCTGCCTCAATGTGGGCTGCATCCCCACCAAGATGTTCGTCTACGCCGCCGACGTCGCGGCGAGCGCTCGGACGGCGTCGACGTACGGCGTCGACGCGTCGGTGAACTCCGTCGACTGGCCGGCGATCGTCAACCGGGTCTTCGGCCGCATCGATCCGATCTCGGAGGGCGGCAAGGAGTACCGCGTCGACCGCTGCGAGAACGTCACCGTGTACACCAGCCACGTCCGGTTCGACGGCCGCGACGGCGACCGGTACCGCCTGGTCACCGATGCGGGCGACGAGGTCCTGGCCCGCGAGGTCGTGATCGCCGCGGGTTCCCGCTCCGACGTGCCGCCGGTGATCGCCGGCTCCGGGATCCGCTACTACACCAACAGCGACGTGATGCGCCTGCCCGCGCTGCCGAAGCGACTGGCGATCGTCGGCAGCGGCTATATCGCCGCCGAGTTCGCGCACGTCTTCGGTGCGCTCGGCGTGGACGTCACCGTCATCGCACGCAGCGGTCGCCTGCTGCGCGCCCTCGACGACGACGTCAGCGAGCGGTTCACCGACCTCGCGGCACAGGAGTGGACCGTCCGACTGAACGCGACGATGACCGGCGCGGCGCAGCAGGCGGACGGCAGCATCCGACTCGAGTTCGCCGACGGCGACCCGGTCGAGGCGGACGCCGTCCTCGTCGCGACCGGCCGCACGCCCAACGGCGACCGGCTCGGTCTGGAGTCGATCGGCGTCGCCCTGCTCGACGACGGCCGCGTCCCGGTCGACGCCCACGGTCGCACTCCCGCAGAGAACGTGTGGGCGCTCGGCGACGTGAGCTCGCCGTACCAGCTGAAGCACGTCGCCAACCACGAGCAGCGCATCGTGCAGGGAAACCTGTTGCGCGGGTGGGGATCCGACGACCTGGCAGCGTTCGACCACCGTTACGTGCCGTTCGCGGTGTTCACGCACCCGCAGATCGCGGCGGTCGGCCTCACCGAGGCGCAGGCCCGCGACACCGGCCGAGACATCACCGTCAAGGTCCAGAACTACGGCGACGTCGCCTACGGCTGGGCGATGGAGGACACCACCGGTTTCTGCAAGTTGATCGCCGATCGCGCCACCGGCGAGATCCTGGGCGCCCACCTCATCGGCCCGCAGGCGTCCACCGTCATCCAGCCCGTCATCCAGGCGATGAGCTTCGGGCTGGGTGCCCGGGAGATGGCGCGCGGCCAGTACTGGATCCACCCGGCCATGCCGGAGGTGCTGGAGAACGCCCTGCTGGGGCTGGAGCTGGACTAG
- a CDS encoding alpha/beta fold hydrolase gives MTTSRLTVEHDGLIFDVEQSGPARGPWVVFLHGFPVNSQCYDAVVPRVHEAGLRTLRIDQRGYSPGARPDGVDAYRLDKLVSDVIGILTHLNISYSMLVGHDWGGIVAWHLAARYPDRFTGLVAVSTGHPSAMRDSLEAGSDQRQRSAYIKNFVADDAEEKLAARNGILLRRAGVTAEELKPILAPGALTGPLNWYRANFTGNIAEALACPPVEIPATMLWSDGDAALGREQAEFSGRYVYSDFRFSVLKGVDHWIPENASRALATEISLRSSRF, from the coding sequence GTGACCACCTCGCGCCTGACGGTAGAACATGACGGTCTGATCTTCGACGTCGAGCAGAGCGGCCCCGCCCGCGGACCCTGGGTGGTCTTTCTGCACGGCTTCCCGGTGAACTCGCAGTGCTACGACGCGGTGGTTCCCCGTGTACACGAGGCGGGTCTGCGTACTCTGCGCATCGATCAGCGCGGCTACAGCCCGGGCGCCCGGCCCGACGGCGTCGACGCCTACCGACTCGACAAACTGGTGTCGGACGTCATCGGAATCCTGACCCACCTGAACATCTCGTACTCGATGCTCGTCGGCCACGACTGGGGCGGGATCGTCGCCTGGCATCTGGCCGCGCGGTACCCGGACCGGTTCACCGGACTGGTGGCGGTCAGCACCGGGCATCCCTCCGCGATGCGCGACTCCCTCGAAGCCGGGTCGGATCAGCGGCAGCGGTCGGCGTACATCAAGAACTTCGTCGCCGACGACGCCGAGGAGAAGCTCGCGGCGCGCAACGGGATCCTGCTGCGTCGCGCCGGCGTCACCGCGGAGGAGCTCAAGCCGATCCTGGCGCCGGGCGCCCTGACCGGACCGCTGAACTGGTATCGCGCCAACTTCACCGGCAACATCGCCGAGGCACTCGCGTGCCCGCCTGTCGAGATCCCCGCGACCATGCTGTGGAGCGACGGCGACGCAGCCCTGGGCCGCGAGCAGGCCGAGTTCAGCGGCCGCTACGTCTACTCCGACTTCCGATTCTCGGTCCTCAAAGGCGTCGACCACTGGATCCCGGAGAACGCGTCGCGCGCCCTGGCGACGGAGATCTCGCTGCGCTCGTCGCGGTTCTAG
- a CDS encoding heme/hemin ABC transporter substrate-binding protein, whose translation MAFSRSAASLLIALLGAALILTGCTTEPIDTRARATATEAALRSGPTTATLPNPDIVPVSPGLQPGPRAERIIALDRNGTLGSIVFALGLGPHVVGRDRSTTFPSAADLPYVTETGHAINPERVLAQNPSIVLVTEDATPAGAVDQLRAAGIPVEVFTGKRSIEGNSALITDVARALGVPDAGAKLVTRTEKQISDARALIPQPSGDPTIGFLYIRGEHLILLAGPRSGADDLIAALGGRDAGTEAGLTAAFTQVSAESMIRANPKVILVMTQGADSVGGMDKVLRLPAIADTDAGRHRRIVAMDETQILMFGPDTGLVLSALAKAIYV comes from the coding sequence ATGGCTTTCTCGCGATCCGCGGCGTCGCTCCTGATCGCGCTGCTCGGCGCGGCGCTGATCCTCACCGGATGCACCACCGAACCCATCGACACGCGTGCGCGGGCCACGGCGACCGAGGCCGCCCTCCGCTCCGGTCCCACCACCGCGACGCTGCCGAACCCCGACATCGTGCCGGTCTCCCCCGGTCTGCAACCCGGTCCGCGCGCCGAGCGGATCATCGCACTCGATCGCAACGGCACGCTGGGCAGCATCGTCTTCGCGCTCGGTCTCGGGCCGCATGTGGTCGGCCGCGATCGGTCGACCACCTTCCCGTCCGCCGCGGATCTGCCCTACGTGACCGAGACCGGGCATGCGATCAATCCCGAACGCGTGCTCGCCCAGAACCCGTCGATCGTGCTCGTGACCGAGGACGCCACCCCGGCAGGCGCCGTCGACCAGCTCCGCGCCGCGGGCATCCCCGTCGAGGTGTTCACCGGCAAACGCTCCATCGAGGGCAACTCCGCGCTCATCACCGATGTCGCCCGCGCTCTCGGCGTTCCCGACGCCGGCGCGAAGCTCGTCACCCGCACCGAGAAGCAGATCAGCGACGCCCGCGCACTGATTCCGCAGCCGTCGGGCGACCCGACGATCGGCTTCCTCTACATCCGCGGAGAGCACCTCATCCTGCTCGCCGGACCGCGGTCGGGCGCCGACGACCTGATCGCGGCGCTCGGCGGTCGTGACGCGGGCACCGAGGCGGGCCTCACAGCGGCGTTCACACAGGTCAGCGCCGAGTCGATGATCCGCGCGAATCCGAAGGTGATCCTGGTGATGACGCAGGGGGCCGACTCCGTCGGCGGCATGGACAAGGTGCTGCGGCTGCCCGCGATCGCCGACACCGACGCCGGTCGGCACCGTCGCATCGTCGCGATGGACGAGACCCAGATCCTGATGTTCGGTCCGGACACCGGCCTCGTCCTCAGCGCGCTGGCAAAGGCGATCTATGTCTGA
- a CDS encoding FecCD family ABC transporter permease translates to MSDTTDSHSTAVEPATAPPRRAAPGRTRALWILLGTAVLLGVVVVISAGTGQVRIPPIEVLGSIAHHWHLDIGPLPSHPQGENALWVSRFPRILLGLLVGVALGTAGCLLQGVLANPLAEPGIIGVSSGAAVGACLMIVIGGTGTDGWAIAGAAALFGLITTAGVYVLSIRDGASSTIMLVLTGIAVNAFCLGVIAYLTYIASTAAREQIVFWQLGSLAGNVSWTQVKIVAPLAIAGLAGGMVLIRKIDLLALGEVQAASLGVNVEAVRRQVIVLVAMLTAAGVAFTGIVMFVGLIVPHVMRLLVGPKHAWLLPASALGGALVIAAADLGARTLTGGELPLGMLTSLIGGPVFFLLLRQRNAAGRW, encoded by the coding sequence ATGTCTGACACCACCGACTCTCACAGCACCGCCGTCGAACCGGCGACCGCGCCTCCGAGGCGCGCCGCTCCCGGACGCACTCGTGCCCTGTGGATCCTGCTCGGCACCGCGGTGCTCCTCGGCGTCGTCGTGGTGATCTCCGCGGGCACCGGGCAGGTCCGGATCCCGCCGATCGAGGTGCTCGGATCCATCGCGCATCACTGGCACCTGGACATCGGGCCGCTGCCGTCGCATCCCCAGGGTGAGAACGCCCTCTGGGTGTCCCGCTTCCCGCGGATTCTCCTGGGCCTGCTGGTGGGCGTGGCGCTCGGCACGGCGGGCTGTCTGCTGCAGGGCGTCCTCGCCAACCCGCTCGCCGAACCCGGCATCATCGGCGTCTCGTCGGGTGCCGCGGTCGGCGCCTGCCTGATGATCGTCATCGGCGGCACCGGCACCGACGGGTGGGCCATCGCCGGGGCCGCCGCCCTGTTCGGGCTGATCACCACGGCGGGCGTCTACGTGCTCTCGATCCGGGACGGCGCGTCGTCGACCATCATGCTGGTCCTGACCGGTATCGCGGTGAACGCCTTCTGTCTGGGCGTCATCGCCTATCTGACCTACATCGCCTCCACGGCGGCGCGTGAGCAGATCGTCTTCTGGCAGCTGGGCTCCCTCGCGGGCAACGTGTCGTGGACGCAGGTCAAGATCGTCGCGCCCCTCGCGATCGCCGGGCTGGCCGGCGGCATGGTCCTGATCCGGAAGATCGACCTGCTCGCCCTCGGCGAAGTGCAGGCCGCCTCGCTCGGCGTCAACGTTGAGGCTGTGCGTCGCCAGGTGATCGTCCTGGTCGCGATGCTGACCGCGGCAGGCGTGGCGTTCACCGGCATCGTCATGTTCGTCGGCCTGATCGTGCCGCACGTGATGCGACTGCTGGTCGGACCGAAGCACGCCTGGCTGCTGCCTGCGAGTGCGCTCGGCGGTGCCCTGGTGATCGCTGCCGCCGACCTGGGCGCACGGACGCTCACCGGGGGCGAACTCCCCCTCGGCATGCTGACGTCGTTGATCGGCGGTCCCGTCTTCTTCCTTCTGCTGCGGCAACGCAACGCCGCCGGGCGGTGGTGA
- the mqo gene encoding malate dehydrogenase (quinone) — translation MSATLGALLRQLEPSWSISVFERLEAAAAESSDPWNNAGTGHSALCELNYTPADANGDIDITKALNINEQFQMSRQFWSFGVDKGMLGAPDEFINPIPHVSFCHGQDGVDFLRKRHAALSSQTLFEGMEFIDDDSVFAERLPLMSAGRDFSDPVGLNWYQNGTDVDFGALTQQLLNYVGRDADLYFGHEVRNLTKQSDGSWLIKVRNGRSGEKIQVQAKFVFVGAGGGALHLLQKSGIKEAKGFGGFPVSGEFFRCKNPDVISQHSAKVYGQAAVGAPPMSVPHLDTRVINHNRGLLFGPYAGWSPKFLKSGGIMDLPKSVKPGNLFPMMSIAPQEFGLLKYLISELAASPADRVRTLQDFAPRAVGEDWELITAGQRVQVIRKHGAGGKLEFGTAVVAEGEGTLAGLLGASPGASTAVPAMISVLQECFGDTRFEGWKSKLTEMIPSYGQKLNDNPALFRELWDWTSRSLQLTGGDDR, via the coding sequence ATGAGCGCCACGCTCGGCGCCCTGCTCCGTCAGTTGGAGCCCAGCTGGTCGATCAGTGTCTTCGAGCGCCTCGAAGCGGCGGCCGCCGAGAGCAGCGACCCGTGGAACAACGCCGGTACCGGTCACTCGGCGCTGTGCGAGTTGAACTACACCCCGGCCGACGCGAACGGTGACATCGACATCACCAAGGCGCTGAACATCAACGAGCAGTTCCAGATGTCGCGCCAGTTCTGGTCGTTCGGCGTCGACAAGGGCATGCTCGGCGCGCCGGACGAGTTCATCAACCCGATTCCGCACGTGAGCTTCTGCCACGGGCAGGACGGCGTGGACTTCCTGCGCAAGCGTCACGCGGCGCTGTCGAGCCAGACCCTGTTCGAGGGCATGGAGTTCATCGACGACGACTCCGTCTTCGCCGAGCGTCTGCCGCTGATGTCGGCGGGCCGTGACTTCTCCGACCCGGTCGGCCTCAACTGGTACCAGAACGGCACCGACGTCGACTTCGGTGCCCTGACCCAGCAGCTGCTGAACTACGTCGGCCGCGACGCCGACCTGTACTTCGGCCACGAGGTCCGCAACCTGACCAAGCAGTCCGACGGCTCCTGGCTGATCAAGGTCCGCAACGGACGCTCGGGCGAGAAGATCCAGGTCCAGGCCAAGTTCGTCTTCGTCGGCGCAGGCGGCGGCGCCCTGCACCTGCTGCAGAAGTCGGGCATCAAGGAGGCCAAGGGCTTCGGCGGTTTCCCCGTCAGCGGCGAGTTCTTCCGCTGCAAGAACCCCGACGTGATCTCGCAGCACTCCGCCAAGGTCTACGGCCAGGCCGCCGTCGGTGCTCCGCCGATGTCGGTGCCGCACCTGGACACCCGCGTCATCAACCACAACCGCGGTCTCCTGTTCGGTCCGTACGCCGGCTGGTCGCCGAAGTTCCTCAAGTCCGGCGGCATCATGGACCTGCCGAAGTCGGTGAAGCCGGGCAACCTGTTCCCGATGATGTCGATCGCGCCGCAGGAGTTCGGTCTGCTCAAGTACCTGATCTCCGAACTCGCCGCGAGCCCGGCCGACCGTGTCCGGACCCTGCAGGACTTCGCTCCGCGCGCCGTCGGCGAGGACTGGGAGCTCATCACCGCCGGACAGCGCGTCCAGGTGATCCGCAAGCACGGTGCCGGCGGCAAGCTCGAGTTCGGCACCGCCGTCGTCGCCGAGGGCGAAGGCACGCTCGCCGGTCTGCTCGGTGCCTCGCCGGGTGCGTCGACCGCGGTCCCGGCCATGATCTCGGTTCTGCAGGAGTGCTTCGGCGACACCCGCTTCGAGGGCTGGAAGAGCAAGCTCACCGAGATGATCCCGTCGTACGGGCAGAAGCTGAACGACAACCCGGCGCTCTTCCGCGAACTGTGGGATTGGACCAGCCGGAGCCTGCAGCTCACCGGCGGCGACGACCGCTAG